A genome region from Solanum pennellii chromosome 12, SPENNV200 includes the following:
- the LOC107007342 gene encoding mannose-P-dolichol utilization defect 1 protein homolog 2 codes for MVELKFLGMDFGCALGSLSNGQFPEKDCLLPLISKLLGYAIVAASTTVKLPQILKILQHKSVRGLSVVAFELELIGYTIALAYCLHKGLPFSAFGEYLFLLIQAIILVAIIYYFSQPLGMKTWMKGLLYCAVAPTVLAGQIDPVLFEALYASQHAIFLCARIPQIWKNFKGKSTGELSFLTFFMNFAGSMVRVFTSLQEKAPMSVALGSVIGVLMNGTILSQIIIYQKPTPPKGKKKD; via the exons atggtGGAATTGAAGTTTCTTGGAATGGACTTTGGTTGTGCACTTGGATCTCTAAGTAATGGTCAATTCCCAGAAAAAGATTGTTTGCTTCCCTTAATTTCAAAGCTTCTTGGTTATGCAATTGTTGCTGCCTCCACCACTGTTAAACTTCCTCAG ATACTTAAAATTTTGCAACACAAAAGTGTTAGAGGGCTTAGTGTTGTGGCCTTCGAACTCGAACTAATCGGTTACACCATTGCTTTGGCATATTGTCTTCACAAAGGGTTACCGTTTTCAGCTTTTGGCGAGTACCTTTTTCTTTTGATCCAAG CTATAATTTTGGTTGCAATTATCTACTATTTTTCTCAACCTTTGGGAATGAAGACATGGATGAAAGGCTTATT ATATTGTGCTGTAGCCCCAACTGTTTTGGCAGGTCAAATTGATCCCGTTCTTTTCGAGGCCTTATAT GCTTCCCAACATGCAATCTTTCTTTGTGCAAGGATTCCGCAGATATGGAAGAACTTTAAG GGCAAAAGTACTGGTGAACTGAGCTTTTTGACCTTCTTTATGAACTTTGCCGGTTCCATGG TTAGAGTTTTTACCAGCCTCCAGGAAAAAGCTCCCATGAGTG TTGCCTTGGGATCTGTGATCGGTGTACTGATGAACGGTACCATCTTGAGTCAAATTATCATATACCAAAAGCCAACACCTCCGAAAGGGAAGAAGAAAGATTAG
- the LOC107007341 gene encoding cyclin-D3-3-like isoform X1: MAFVLDSLYCKDETFQVFEVKPKSVSLLNQDLIWEKEELESLLSKEEENQMYNVVINNPFLSVFRNEAIEWILEAVDYHNFSAQTAILAVNYLDRFLFSLQSQNHDDEKQPWMNQLAAVTCLSLAAKIEETQVPLLLDLQVEESRYLFEPKTIQRMEILVLSTLKWKMNPVTPFSFLDYFSRRLGLNDHICFELLRRCERVLLSTITDCRFMCYLPSAMAAATMLHVIDKLEPCIGQEYQEQLFGILGVVKDNVTDCCKLVQEVASNVDFNSNKHKFGALPGSPIGVMDVSFSSDSSNDSWAVAASVSSSPEPSSKKTRTHEKEK; the protein is encoded by the exons ATGGCATTTGTATTAGATTCTTTGTATTGTAAAGATGAGACCTTTCAAGTGTTTGAAGTAAAACCCAAATCAGTCTCTTTGTTAAATCAAGATTTGATATGGGAAAAAGAGGAATTAGAGTCTTTGTTGtctaaagaagaagaaaatcaaatgTATAATGTTGTAATAAACAACCCATTTTTGTCTGTATTTAGAAATGAAGCAATTGAATGGATTCTTGAAGCTGTTGATTATCATAATTTCTCTGCTCAAACTGCAATTCTTGCTGTAAACTACCTTGATAGGTTTCTTTTTAGCTTACAGTCACAAAATCATGATGATGAGAAGCAGCCATGGATGAACCAACTTGCTGCTGTGACTTGTCTTTCTTTAGCTGCAAAAATTGAAGAGACCCAAGTGCCTTTACTTCTAGATCTCCAA GTGGAGGAATCAAGATACTTGTTTGAGCCAAAAACAATTCAGAGAATGGAGATATTGGTACTTTCTACACTAAAGTGGAAGATGAATCCAGTAACCCCATTTTCATTTCTTGATTATTTCTCAAGAAGGCTTGGATTAAATGACCACATTTGCTTTGAACTTCTAAGGAGATGTGAGAGGGTGCTTTTGTCCACGATTACCG ATTGTAGATTTATGTGTTATCTTCCTTCTGCTATGGCTGCTGCTACAATGTTACATGTTATTGATAAGCTAGAGCCTTGCATTGGACAAGAATATCAAGAACAACTTTTCGGCATTCTTGGAGTAGTTAAG GACAATGTGACAGATTGTTGTAAGCTAGTGCAGGAGGTGGCTTCCAACGTTGATTTCAACTCAAACAAACACAAATTTGGTGCATTGCCAGGAAGTCCCATAGGAGTTATGGATGTGTCATTCAGCTCAGATAGCTCCAATGACTCGTGGGCGGTGGCTGCATCCGTTTCTTCTTCTCCCGAGCCATCATCAAAGAAGACTAGAACACACGAGAAGGAAAAATGA
- the LOC107007341 gene encoding cyclin-D3-3-like isoform X2, translating into MAFVLDSLYCKDETFQVFEVKPKSVSLLNQDLIWEKEELESLLSKEEENQMYNVVINNPFLSVFRNEAIEWILEAVDYHNFSAQTAILAVNYLDRFLFSLQSQNHDDEKQPWMNQLAAVTCLSLAAKIEETQVPLLLDLQVEESRYLFEPKTIQRMEILVLSTLKWKMNPVTPFSFLDYFSRRLGLNDHICFELLRRCERVLLSTITDCRFMCYLPSAMAAATMLHVIDKLEPCIGQEYQEQLFGILGVVKEVASNVDFNSNKHKFGALPGSPIGVMDVSFSSDSSNDSWAVAASVSSSPEPSSKKTRTHEKEK; encoded by the exons ATGGCATTTGTATTAGATTCTTTGTATTGTAAAGATGAGACCTTTCAAGTGTTTGAAGTAAAACCCAAATCAGTCTCTTTGTTAAATCAAGATTTGATATGGGAAAAAGAGGAATTAGAGTCTTTGTTGtctaaagaagaagaaaatcaaatgTATAATGTTGTAATAAACAACCCATTTTTGTCTGTATTTAGAAATGAAGCAATTGAATGGATTCTTGAAGCTGTTGATTATCATAATTTCTCTGCTCAAACTGCAATTCTTGCTGTAAACTACCTTGATAGGTTTCTTTTTAGCTTACAGTCACAAAATCATGATGATGAGAAGCAGCCATGGATGAACCAACTTGCTGCTGTGACTTGTCTTTCTTTAGCTGCAAAAATTGAAGAGACCCAAGTGCCTTTACTTCTAGATCTCCAA GTGGAGGAATCAAGATACTTGTTTGAGCCAAAAACAATTCAGAGAATGGAGATATTGGTACTTTCTACACTAAAGTGGAAGATGAATCCAGTAACCCCATTTTCATTTCTTGATTATTTCTCAAGAAGGCTTGGATTAAATGACCACATTTGCTTTGAACTTCTAAGGAGATGTGAGAGGGTGCTTTTGTCCACGATTACCG ATTGTAGATTTATGTGTTATCTTCCTTCTGCTATGGCTGCTGCTACAATGTTACATGTTATTGATAAGCTAGAGCCTTGCATTGGACAAGAATATCAAGAACAACTTTTCGGCATTCTTGGAGTAGTTAAG GAGGTGGCTTCCAACGTTGATTTCAACTCAAACAAACACAAATTTGGTGCATTGCCAGGAAGTCCCATAGGAGTTATGGATGTGTCATTCAGCTCAGATAGCTCCAATGACTCGTGGGCGGTGGCTGCATCCGTTTCTTCTTCTCCCGAGCCATCATCAAAGAAGACTAGAACACACGAGAAGGAAAAATGA